A window of Acidobacteriota bacterium contains these coding sequences:
- the yhbY gene encoding ribosome assembly RNA-binding protein YhbY has protein sequence MLTAKDRKRLKSEAHHLEPVVRIGKNVLTEGLVDETNRTLEAHELIKIRIDSDDRETRRSLAAELAERCGAALVDSIGKISILYRPNEEE, from the coding sequence CTGCTCACGGCGAAGGACCGGAAGCGCCTCAAGAGCGAAGCCCATCATCTCGAGCCCGTCGTTCGCATCGGGAAGAACGTCCTCACGGAGGGCCTGGTCGACGAAACGAATCGCACTCTGGAAGCACACGAGTTGATCAAGATTCGAATCGACTCGGATGACCGGGAGACCCGTAGGTCGCTCGCCGCGGAACTGGCGGAACGATGCGGAGCCGCGCTGGTCGATAGCATCGGCAAGATCTCGATTCTCTACCGGCCCAACGAAGAGGAGTAG